A genome region from Nocardia sp. NBC_01730 includes the following:
- a CDS encoding cytochrome P450, producing MRVSLILLKAIPPTAAAVLLAFAASPRLVDAYRLRLLATGDDPGDVPTIRIPNRDLHGDLLEKLFAHKSASQRGQTHVRRTFLYYNRPADEHQECIDTDHPHYAELANATLRTLSVPREEIVAMARRCSHQVLEDLWPVGTTSRVLRLADLTVPIASRLMFELVFRAAPTQEQIALVGRCATDTAKNFKGLRNSGNISAKLELLDLLRAKVTEDGGCPGIFGPDSTLDTNSRAKHLQGMFFSKGVNQLSECVCHTVLAASRHPHVVERIRGGNARYLDHVLTETLRLYPQHATIQHLVVDDVALSPTVTIPRGTQLLVDISRHQRMGHTAPDAFIPERWEQPSRAEGGFVVFGKGQRKCPAERFSRTAAAVIVQELLSSFAVHAPIRHTRALEGGGLCCLVPLGSAATPGIGFKKKLVWTRDRAERVAFSAAQLIYFSLAARAVQRLPHGTDSNNVPHRTCSRRRTERSTRRVE from the coding sequence ATGCGCGTATCCCTGATCTTGCTGAAGGCGATCCCGCCGACCGCTGCCGCCGTGCTGCTCGCTTTTGCCGCGAGTCCACGCCTTGTAGACGCCTACCGGCTCCGTTTGCTCGCCACAGGCGACGACCCGGGTGATGTCCCGACGATCCGGATCCCCAACCGGGACCTCCATGGGGATCTACTGGAGAAGCTGTTCGCCCACAAGTCCGCAAGTCAACGTGGACAAACCCACGTGCGACGAACCTTCCTCTACTACAACAGGCCAGCAGACGAACACCAGGAATGCATCGACACCGACCACCCCCACTACGCGGAGCTGGCCAATGCGACGTTGCGTACCCTCTCCGTTCCACGCGAGGAGATCGTCGCCATGGCCCGCAGGTGCAGCCATCAGGTCCTGGAGGACCTCTGGCCCGTCGGCACCACAAGCCGCGTGCTGCGGCTTGCGGACCTTACCGTCCCGATCGCCTCGCGTCTCATGTTCGAACTGGTCTTCAGGGCCGCCCCGACGCAGGAACAGATCGCGCTGGTCGGCCGTTGCGCCACTGATACCGCGAAGAACTTCAAGGGACTTCGGAACTCGGGAAATATCTCCGCCAAGCTGGAGCTCCTCGACCTTTTGCGGGCCAAGGTGACCGAGGACGGAGGATGCCCTGGCATCTTCGGTCCCGACAGCACGCTCGACACGAACTCCAGGGCGAAACACCTGCAGGGGATGTTCTTCAGCAAGGGCGTCAACCAGCTCTCCGAATGCGTCTGCCATACCGTGCTCGCGGCATCCCGGCATCCACACGTGGTCGAGCGGATCCGTGGGGGCAACGCGCGCTACCTCGACCACGTCCTCACCGAAACCCTGCGGCTCTACCCCCAGCACGCCACGATCCAACACCTCGTGGTGGACGACGTCGCTTTGAGCCCGACGGTGACGATCCCGCGCGGGACTCAGCTCCTGGTGGACATCAGCCGCCACCAGCGAATGGGCCACACAGCACCAGACGCGTTCATCCCGGAGAGATGGGAACAGCCCAGCCGGGCCGAGGGCGGGTTCGTGGTCTTCGGCAAGGGGCAACGGAAATGTCCTGCCGAGCGGTTCTCCCGGACAGCTGCGGCTGTGATCGTGCAAGAACTGCTGAGCTCTTTTGCAGTACACGCACCAATCCGCCACACCCGGGCGCTGGAGGGCGGCGGCCTGTGCTGCCTGGTGCCGCTCGGCTCGGCCGCAACTCCCGGGATCGGGTTCAAGAAGAAGCTCGTGTGGACACGCGACCGCGCGGAGCGCGTTGCTTTCAGCGCGGCACAGTTGATCTATTTTTCCCTGGCAGCCCGAGCAGTGCAGCGCCTGCCACACGGCACCGACAGCAACAACGTTCCCCACCGCACATGCTCTCGCCGGCGAACCGAACGGTCGACCAGACGGGTGGAGTGA
- a CDS encoding DUF1542 domain-containing protein: MWLLMVVVIVMLAALLAWQAQRSKQRAATELADALADARQVNERLGGQVYTLSGSNDAAVQALADGSERHLAAGSQLDQARTPTQARLAKQTALEGLYYIRAARTAMGMDPGPAVAALDGQDTAGQVSEKRVVQYEGRKIAAAPEPSSATPNYYPGGRVAGRPVPAGWYSEPWWKPALVGGAWGLGSALLFTSLFSGMSGVGYDAQGFESGYGEGYQDGLAADGGGGSDTGYDQGSDYSGGYDSGGYDSGGFDGGGGFDGGF; encoded by the coding sequence TTGTGGCTACTGATGGTCGTCGTGATCGTGATGCTTGCCGCCTTGCTGGCGTGGCAGGCGCAGCGGAGCAAACAGCGCGCGGCGACCGAACTCGCCGACGCGCTCGCCGACGCACGGCAGGTGAACGAGCGGCTCGGCGGCCAGGTCTACACCCTCAGCGGGAGCAACGACGCGGCCGTGCAGGCGTTGGCCGACGGGTCCGAACGACATCTCGCGGCGGGATCGCAACTCGACCAGGCCCGCACCCCCACCCAGGCGCGGCTGGCGAAACAGACCGCGCTGGAAGGTCTTTACTACATCAGAGCCGCACGCACCGCCATGGGCATGGACCCGGGTCCCGCGGTCGCGGCGCTCGACGGGCAGGACACCGCAGGGCAGGTCAGCGAGAAGCGAGTCGTCCAGTACGAGGGCAGGAAGATCGCGGCCGCACCCGAGCCCTCGTCGGCGACGCCGAACTACTATCCCGGCGGCCGAGTCGCCGGACGACCGGTTCCCGCGGGCTGGTACTCCGAGCCCTGGTGGAAGCCGGCCCTGGTCGGCGGCGCCTGGGGCCTCGGCTCCGCGCTACTGTTCACGTCACTGTTCTCCGGGATGTCCGGAGTGGGATATGACGCGCAAGGGTTCGAGAGCGGATACGGGGAGGGGTACCAGGACGGGCTAGCGGCCGACGGCGGCGGCGGATCAGACACGGGGTATGACCAAGGTAGTGACTACTCCGGTGGCTATGACAGCGGCGGATACGACAGCGGCGGCTTCGACGGCGGCGGCGGCTTCGACGGCGGGTTCTGA
- a CDS encoding flavin-containing monooxygenase, giving the protein MTTPSIIIIGAGFGGLGMALELRRAGLDTFTILERAEDLGGVWRENTYPGAACDVPSPLYSWSYEPKSDWPRRFSEQRDIQAYMRGVAAKHGLERFIRFGTEVTDAEFDERTGRWTVETADGSRLTADILIPAVGQLSRPALPNIPGIDTFTGPAFHSAEWNHEVDLTGTRVACIGTGASAIQYIPRIQPKVAHLTLFQRSAAWVLPKADIEYNAVHHALFKHFPPSRLAERFAIWSFFEVMALALTDIPAVKTPVIALADRHRAAQVPDAELRAKLTPDYAAGCKRGLFSNEYLPALAQPNVTVETTAIEAITPTGIRTADGVEHEVDVIIYGTGFKGTEFLAPMNIYGLGGRKLADVWGNAGARAYLGLSVPHFPNLFMMYGPNTNVGSGSIIYMLESQARYIRQVARYLTDRPGRYLTARAATEQRWDDWLQKRLRDTPWNFCSSWYRNAAGRITNNWPGATVLYRWKTRTFDPTDYDETAAAP; this is encoded by the coding sequence ATGACAACGCCGTCCATCATCATCATCGGAGCCGGTTTCGGCGGGCTCGGCATGGCACTGGAGCTGCGGCGGGCCGGACTGGACACGTTCACCATCCTGGAACGCGCCGAGGATCTCGGCGGCGTATGGCGCGAGAACACCTACCCCGGCGCGGCGTGTGACGTGCCGTCGCCGTTGTACTCCTGGTCCTACGAACCGAAGTCGGACTGGCCACGGCGTTTCTCCGAACAGCGCGACATCCAGGCGTATATGCGCGGCGTCGCCGCGAAGCACGGCCTGGAGCGGTTCATCCGCTTCGGCACCGAGGTGACCGACGCGGAGTTCGACGAGCGGACCGGCCGGTGGACCGTCGAAACGGCCGACGGGTCGCGGCTCACCGCCGACATCCTCATCCCGGCGGTCGGGCAGCTGTCGCGTCCTGCCCTGCCGAACATCCCGGGGATCGACACCTTCACCGGTCCCGCCTTCCACTCCGCCGAGTGGAACCACGAGGTCGACCTCACCGGAACACGCGTCGCCTGCATCGGGACCGGAGCCAGCGCGATCCAGTACATCCCGCGCATCCAGCCGAAGGTCGCGCATCTCACGCTGTTCCAGCGTTCGGCGGCCTGGGTGCTACCCAAGGCCGACATCGAGTACAACGCCGTGCACCATGCGCTGTTCAAGCACTTCCCGCCCAGCCGCCTCGCCGAGCGCTTCGCGATCTGGTCCTTCTTCGAGGTGATGGCGCTGGCGCTCACCGACATCCCTGCGGTGAAGACCCCCGTCATCGCACTGGCCGACCGGCACCGCGCCGCACAGGTGCCCGACGCCGAACTGCGCGCGAAGCTGACGCCCGACTACGCAGCCGGCTGCAAACGCGGCCTGTTCTCCAACGAATATCTCCCCGCGCTGGCGCAGCCGAACGTCACCGTGGAGACCACCGCGATCGAGGCGATCACGCCGACCGGAATCCGCACCGCCGACGGCGTCGAGCACGAGGTGGACGTCATCATCTACGGCACCGGATTCAAGGGCACCGAGTTCCTGGCACCGATGAACATCTACGGTCTCGGCGGGCGCAAGCTGGCCGACGTCTGGGGCAACGCGGGCGCGCGCGCCTACCTCGGCCTTTCCGTGCCGCACTTCCCGAACCTGTTCATGATGTACGGCCCGAACACCAACGTCGGCTCCGGCTCGATCATCTACATGCTCGAATCGCAGGCCCGCTACATTCGCCAGGTGGCGCGGTACCTCACCGACCGGCCCGGGCGCTATCTCACCGCCCGCGCCGCCACCGAGCAGCGCTGGGACGACTGGCTGCAGAAGCGGCTGAGAGATACGCCGTGGAACTTCTGCTCCAGCTGGTACCGGAACGCGGCGGGACGGATCACGAACAACTGGCCCGGCGCCACCGTGTTGTACCGCTGGAAGACAAGGACTTTCGACCCCACCGACTACGACGAGACAGCCGCGGCGCCCTAG
- a CDS encoding acyl-CoA dehydrogenase family protein: MPVDRMLPTPEARDLLELTRDIADKVLEPRVVDCEKTGTFPDGVFPALGAAGLLSLPYPEEFGGGDQPYEVYLQVLEELAARWAAVAVAVSVHSLSCHPLFTFGTDEQKQRWLPGMLSGETIGAYSLSEPHAGSDAAALRCRATRVEGGFRINGAKAWITNGGRADFYTLFARTGEGSRGVSCFLVPRDADGLSFGKPEEKMGLRAVPTTTAAYDDAFLPAERLIGDEGQGLSIAFSALDSGRLGIAAVATGLAQRALNEAVAYAKEREAFGRHIIDHQGLGFVLADMAAAVDSARATYIDAARRRDMRLPYSRQASVAKLVATDAAMKVTTDAVQVFGGYGYTQDFSVERYMREAKVMQIFEGTNQIQRLVIARQLAEN, translated from the coding sequence ATGCCAGTGGACCGAATGCTGCCCACCCCCGAGGCCAGGGATCTGCTCGAACTGACCCGCGACATTGCCGACAAGGTGCTGGAACCGCGGGTGGTCGACTGCGAGAAGACCGGGACTTTCCCCGACGGCGTCTTCCCCGCGCTCGGCGCGGCCGGGCTGCTCAGCCTGCCGTACCCGGAAGAGTTCGGCGGCGGCGACCAGCCCTACGAGGTGTACCTCCAGGTGCTCGAGGAACTGGCCGCCCGCTGGGCCGCCGTCGCGGTCGCGGTCAGCGTGCACAGCCTGTCGTGCCATCCGCTGTTCACTTTCGGTACCGACGAGCAGAAGCAGCGCTGGCTGCCCGGGATGCTCTCCGGCGAGACCATCGGCGCTTACAGCCTTTCCGAGCCACACGCCGGATCGGACGCGGCCGCGCTGCGCTGTCGGGCGACTCGCGTCGAGGGCGGTTTCCGAATCAACGGCGCCAAAGCCTGGATCACCAACGGCGGCCGCGCCGATTTCTACACCCTGTTCGCCCGCACCGGTGAAGGCTCGCGCGGCGTCTCCTGCTTCCTGGTCCCACGGGACGCCGATGGACTGAGCTTCGGCAAGCCTGAGGAGAAGATGGGCCTGCGTGCCGTGCCGACCACCACCGCCGCCTACGACGACGCGTTCCTGCCCGCCGAACGCTTGATCGGCGACGAAGGACAGGGACTTTCGATCGCGTTCAGCGCCTTGGACTCCGGCCGACTCGGCATCGCCGCGGTCGCCACCGGTCTGGCGCAACGCGCCCTGAACGAGGCCGTCGCCTACGCCAAGGAACGCGAGGCGTTCGGCCGCCACATCATCGACCACCAGGGCCTCGGCTTCGTACTCGCCGACATGGCCGCCGCCGTCGACTCCGCACGCGCCACGTATATCGACGCCGCACGGCGTCGTGACATGCGCCTGCCATACTCCCGCCAAGCCAGCGTGGCCAAACTCGTCGCCACCGACGCCGCGATGAAGGTCACCACCGACGCGGTCCAGGTGTTTGGTGGCTACGGCTACACCCAGGACTTCTCCGTCGAGCGCTACATGCGCGAAGCCAAGGTGATGCAGATATTCGAAGGGACCAACCAGATCCAACGCCTGGTCATCGCCCGTCAGCTCGCCGAGAACTGA
- a CDS encoding ArsR/SmtB family transcription factor, protein MNADNQEMRPLLAEDQVGLVVEVFRMLADPTRVQVLWALVDRELSVNDLAGQVGKPASSVSQHLAKLRMARLVNTRRSGTTIFYSLENEHVRQLVMDAVYNAEHAGPGVPPHHRGDGAVHELPRRDGTDAR, encoded by the coding sequence ATGAATGCAGATAACCAGGAAATGCGTCCTCTGCTCGCGGAAGACCAGGTCGGGCTGGTTGTCGAGGTATTCAGGATGCTGGCCGATCCCACCCGTGTGCAGGTGTTGTGGGCCCTGGTCGACCGCGAACTATCGGTGAACGACTTGGCCGGACAGGTCGGCAAGCCCGCATCCTCGGTGTCGCAGCATCTGGCGAAACTGCGGATGGCGCGGCTGGTGAATACCCGCCGATCGGGCACGACGATCTTCTACAGCCTGGAGAACGAGCATGTTCGGCAGCTGGTGATGGACGCGGTATACAACGCCGAGCACGCCGGGCCCGGTGTCCCGCCGCATCACCGCGGCGACGGCGCGGTCCACGAACTGCCTCGACGGGACGGGACGGATGCCCGATGA
- a CDS encoding cation diffusion facilitator family transporter, protein MSHAKHAAGAESPREADVHLHEHHLGHAHRHRHHVHAGHRNAHQQSRGLRGVLREIFVPHSHDAADSVDDALETSAIGIRAVKISLVVLGITASLQLLVVAASGSVALAADTIHNFSDALTAVPLWIAFALGRRAATRRYTYGFGRAEDLAGLFVVAMIALSALTAGYQAVRRLIDPVPIEHLGWVAAAGVIGFLGNETVALYRIRVGRHIGSAALVADGLHARTDGLTSLAVLLGAGGVALGFPLADPIVGLLITVAILAVLRTAARDVLRRLMDAVEPGLISVAERALAAEPDVQGVRSLRMRWIGHRLHADVELDVAPTITLADAHRVAHDAEHTLTHVVPKLNTAVVHAYPAHSGADRTAPTGQPS, encoded by the coding sequence ATGAGCCACGCGAAACATGCTGCCGGAGCGGAAAGTCCGCGCGAAGCGGATGTGCACCTGCACGAACACCACCTCGGCCACGCGCACCGGCACCGGCACCATGTGCATGCCGGACACCGCAACGCGCACCAGCAATCAAGAGGTCTGCGCGGCGTTCTGCGGGAGATCTTCGTTCCGCACAGCCACGATGCCGCCGACAGCGTGGACGACGCGCTGGAGACCAGCGCGATCGGCATCCGCGCGGTCAAGATCAGCCTGGTCGTCCTCGGGATCACCGCGTCGCTGCAACTGCTGGTCGTCGCCGCGTCCGGGTCGGTGGCGTTGGCGGCCGACACCATCCACAACTTCTCCGACGCGCTGACCGCCGTCCCGCTGTGGATCGCGTTCGCCCTTGGTCGCCGGGCCGCGACCCGGCGCTACACCTACGGATTCGGCAGGGCCGAGGACCTGGCGGGGCTGTTCGTCGTCGCCATGATCGCCCTCTCGGCGTTGACCGCCGGATATCAGGCGGTGCGCAGACTCATCGATCCGGTGCCGATCGAGCATCTGGGCTGGGTCGCCGCAGCGGGAGTGATCGGGTTCCTCGGCAACGAGACCGTCGCCCTCTACCGGATCAGGGTCGGGCGCCACATCGGCTCGGCCGCGCTGGTCGCCGATGGACTGCACGCGCGGACCGACGGGCTCACATCGCTGGCCGTGCTGCTCGGCGCGGGGGGAGTGGCGCTCGGCTTCCCGTTGGCCGACCCGATTGTGGGCCTGCTGATCACGGTCGCGATCCTCGCGGTACTGCGGACCGCGGCACGGGACGTGCTGCGCAGGCTGATGGACGCGGTCGAGCCCGGATTGATCAGCGTGGCCGAACGGGCGCTCGCGGCCGAGCCGGACGTCCAGGGCGTGCGCAGCCTGCGCATGCGCTGGATCGGGCATCGCCTGCACGCCGACGTCGAACTCGACGTCGCACCGACGATCACGCTGGCGGACGCCCATCGGGTCGCGCACGACGCCGAGCACACGCTCACCCACGTCGTGCCGAAACTGAATACCGCCGTGGTCCACGCGTATCCGGCGCACAGCGGGGCGGACCGGACCGCTCCGACCGGGCAGCCGAGCTGA
- a CDS encoding long-chain fatty acid--CoA ligase, with translation MLSTMQDEPLSLATLLRYASTFVGDSTVSTWTGTGVRTMTYREVGAESARLANALRGLGIGVGDRVGTFMWNNNEHLVAYVAVPAMGAVLHALNIRLFPDQVAYVTNHAEDQVVLVDGTLVPMFTQLLPNMKTVRHVIVVNGDATTLTAPAGVQVHSYTELLGAQPDTYDFPVIDERSAAAMCYTSGTTGDPKGVAYSHRSNWLHAMQVAANNGMGLHGTDTILVIVPLFHANAWGLPYAALMSGANLLLPDRFLQPGPLLECMAAQKPSFAAAVPTIWGGVLAGLAANPQDITHLRSVVVGGSAVPPSMMRAFQDKHSVRVLHAWGMTETSPLGSVAHPPASALTEEDKWAYRVTQGRFPAGVQARLVADDGSVVPADGESLGEVEVRGPWITASYYSPDGVPVDAEKFHNGWLRTGDVGKISRDGYLTLVDRSKDVIKSGGEWISSVDLENAVMGHPAVAEAAVIGVPDEKWDERPLVAIVLAEGAEAKPEELREFLAGKFAKWQLPERWTFIAEVPKTSVGKFDKKRLRTQYAEGDLDVTTLG, from the coding sequence ATGTTGAGCACCATGCAGGACGAGCCGTTGTCGCTGGCCACGTTGCTGCGCTACGCATCGACGTTTGTCGGTGATTCCACCGTGTCCACCTGGACCGGTACCGGCGTACGCACCATGACCTACCGTGAGGTCGGCGCCGAGTCGGCGCGGCTGGCGAACGCGTTGCGCGGGTTGGGGATCGGCGTCGGCGACCGGGTCGGTACGTTCATGTGGAACAACAACGAGCACTTGGTCGCCTACGTCGCGGTGCCCGCGATGGGTGCGGTGCTGCATGCGCTGAACATCCGGCTGTTCCCGGACCAGGTCGCGTACGTGACCAACCACGCAGAAGACCAAGTCGTGCTGGTGGACGGCACGTTGGTGCCGATGTTCACCCAGCTGCTGCCGAACATGAAGACGGTCCGCCACGTCATCGTGGTCAATGGTGACGCGACGACGCTCACCGCGCCGGCTGGTGTCCAGGTGCACTCCTACACCGAACTGCTCGGCGCGCAGCCGGATACCTACGACTTCCCGGTGATCGACGAGCGGTCCGCCGCGGCGATGTGCTACACCTCCGGCACCACCGGAGACCCGAAGGGTGTGGCGTATTCGCACCGCTCCAACTGGTTGCACGCCATGCAGGTCGCCGCGAACAACGGAATGGGCCTGCACGGCACCGACACCATCCTGGTCATCGTTCCGTTGTTCCACGCGAACGCCTGGGGCCTGCCGTACGCGGCGCTGATGTCCGGGGCGAACCTGCTCCTGCCGGACCGCTTCCTGCAGCCGGGCCCGCTGCTCGAGTGTATGGCCGCGCAGAAGCCGTCCTTCGCCGCTGCGGTGCCCACCATCTGGGGCGGTGTGTTGGCGGGGTTGGCGGCCAATCCGCAAGACATCACGCACCTGCGCTCGGTCGTGGTGGGCGGCTCGGCCGTTCCGCCGTCGATGATGCGCGCCTTCCAGGACAAGCACAGCGTGCGGGTCCTGCACGCGTGGGGCATGACGGAGACCTCGCCGCTGGGCAGCGTCGCGCATCCGCCGGCAAGCGCACTCACCGAGGAGGACAAGTGGGCCTACCGGGTGACCCAGGGTCGGTTCCCGGCCGGCGTGCAGGCTCGCCTGGTCGCCGACGATGGCAGCGTTGTCCCCGCCGACGGTGAATCGCTCGGTGAGGTGGAAGTACGCGGCCCCTGGATCACCGCCTCCTACTACTCGCCGGACGGCGTGCCGGTGGACGCGGAGAAGTTCCACAACGGCTGGCTACGCACCGGCGACGTCGGCAAGATCAGTCGGGACGGCTACCTCACCCTGGTGGACCGCTCCAAGGACGTGATCAAGTCGGGCGGCGAATGGATTTCGTCGGTGGACCTGGAGAACGCCGTGATGGGGCACCCCGCGGTCGCCGAGGCGGCCGTGATCGGCGTACCGGACGAGAAGTGGGACGAGCGGCCGCTGGTGGCGATCGTGCTCGCGGAGGGGGCCGAGGCGAAGCCTGAAGAGCTGCGCGAGTTCCTCGCCGGCAAGTTCGCGAAATGGCAGCTGCCGGAACGCTGGACGTTCATTGCGGAGGTGCCGAAGACCAGCGTGGGCAAGTTCGACAAGAAGCGGTTGCGCACCCAGTACGCCGAGGGCGACTTGGACGTCACCACGCTCGGCTGA
- a CDS encoding HD domain-containing protein, giving the protein MSSNDLRNEIEDRLSPWQQQLGGDRAAYTNHVLRVLAMCDLLADDQQPSPSSREEYLTAAALHDIGIWSAGTFDYLAPSCDHARAWLASIDRSDLAEVVVPMITEHHRIRAAGAPDDAVEIFRRADAIDVEFGLLGRFGVPRATYRDLVKRYPDNGFHRALVRLAARRLWTNPTSPLPMLKW; this is encoded by the coding sequence ATGAGCAGCAACGATCTTCGGAATGAGATCGAGGACAGGCTGTCGCCGTGGCAGCAACAGCTCGGTGGGGACCGCGCGGCCTACACCAATCACGTGCTGCGCGTGCTAGCCATGTGCGATCTTCTGGCAGATGATCAGCAACCGTCACCGAGCAGCCGCGAGGAGTATCTGACAGCCGCCGCCCTGCACGACATCGGCATCTGGTCGGCGGGCACCTTCGACTACCTAGCGCCCTCCTGTGACCACGCACGGGCCTGGTTGGCGAGCATCGACCGGAGCGACCTGGCCGAGGTCGTTGTGCCGATGATCACCGAGCATCACAGGATCCGTGCCGCGGGTGCGCCGGACGACGCGGTCGAGATCTTCCGCCGCGCCGACGCGATCGACGTCGAGTTCGGTCTGCTCGGCCGGTTCGGCGTACCCAGGGCGACCTACCGCGACCTGGTGAAACGGTATCCAGACAACGGCTTCCACCGCGCGCTGGTGCGGCTGGCCGCGCGGCGACTGTGGACCAATCCCACGTCACCACTGCCGATGCTGAAGTGGTGA
- a CDS encoding SCO5389 family protein — MSLDVPTELLERAERGEVDDADFVEVVRTSLPYAWEVVSRVAGDLQSGTAEFADNTVPPPDEVARGQLLRAMASDAIRGGLERHFGVKLAFQNCHRVAAFPISAVGGETYTTFIGTRAQLLNQNPELRNC, encoded by the coding sequence ATGTCCCTCGATGTCCCCACCGAACTACTCGAACGCGCCGAGCGCGGCGAGGTCGACGACGCCGACTTCGTCGAGGTCGTCCGCACTTCGCTGCCCTACGCTTGGGAAGTCGTCAGCCGGGTCGCCGGTGACTTGCAGTCCGGCACTGCCGAATTCGCCGACAACACGGTTCCTCCCCCGGACGAGGTCGCCCGCGGGCAGCTGCTGCGCGCCATGGCCTCGGACGCGATCCGCGGCGGGCTGGAACGCCATTTCGGAGTGAAGCTCGCCTTCCAGAATTGCCACCGGGTGGCCGCGTTCCCGATCTCCGCGGTCGGCGGCGAAACCTACACTACGTTCATCGGCACCAGGGCTCAGCTGCTCAACCAGAACCCGGAGCTGCGCAACTGCTGA
- a CDS encoding nitronate monooxygenase, with protein sequence MSETWTVIIDQLGVPIVLAPMAGGPSTPELTAAVAEAGGFGQLAAGYLSADDTAARIAATRAATAEPFGVNLFVPGPETPAADLADYLTELGADHELGDAKFDTDDWDAKLDLLVADPVAAVSFTFGCPTTTEIARLHAAGSEVWVTVTSAAEARVAVEAGADVLIAQGAEAGGHRATFVDRPADDATDPLTLLALVQILTAATDRPLVATGGLITGAGIAAALAAGAAAAQLGTVFLRCPEAGTNQVHRAVLIEDNPTMLTRAFTGRRARGLRNRFMIEHTATAPAAYPEIHYATAPLRAAARAAGNSDEVNLWAGQTHALAPELPAGELVRTLAADTKSALESALSRRIQPC encoded by the coding sequence ATGAGCGAGACTTGGACCGTGATCATCGACCAACTTGGCGTCCCGATCGTGCTGGCCCCGATGGCGGGCGGCCCCTCCACTCCCGAGCTCACCGCCGCGGTCGCCGAAGCGGGCGGTTTCGGCCAGCTGGCGGCCGGCTACCTGAGCGCCGACGACACCGCGGCGCGGATCGCGGCGACCCGCGCCGCGACCGCCGAGCCGTTCGGCGTCAACCTGTTCGTGCCGGGACCCGAGACGCCCGCCGCCGACCTCGCCGACTATCTCACCGAACTCGGCGCCGACCACGAGCTCGGGGACGCGAAGTTCGACACCGACGACTGGGACGCCAAGCTGGACCTGCTCGTCGCCGATCCGGTCGCGGCCGTCTCGTTCACCTTCGGCTGCCCGACCACCACGGAGATCGCCCGGTTGCATGCCGCCGGCTCCGAGGTGTGGGTGACGGTGACGTCGGCGGCCGAGGCGCGCGTCGCGGTCGAGGCGGGCGCCGACGTCCTCATCGCCCAGGGCGCGGAGGCGGGCGGGCACCGCGCCACCTTCGTTGACCGGCCGGCCGACGACGCGACCGATCCGCTCACACTCCTGGCCCTGGTGCAGATCTTGACCGCGGCCACCGATCGGCCGCTCGTGGCCACCGGCGGTCTCATCACGGGCGCAGGCATCGCCGCGGCGCTGGCGGCGGGCGCCGCCGCCGCACAGCTCGGCACCGTATTCCTGCGCTGCCCCGAGGCAGGCACCAATCAGGTGCACCGCGCCGTGCTCATTGAGGACAACCCCACAATGCTCACCCGCGCCTTCACCGGACGCCGAGCGCGCGGGTTGCGCAACCGATTCATGATCGAGCACACCGCGACCGCGCCTGCCGCCTACCCCGAGATCCACTACGCCACCGCCCCGCTGCGGGCGGCAGCACGGGCGGCAGGCAACTCGGACGAAGTGAACCTGTGGGCTGGGCAAACGCACGCCCTGGCACCGGAGTTACCCGCAGGTGAACTGGTGCGAACGCTGGCCGCCGATACGAAAAGCGCACTGGAGTCAGCACTTTCGCGCCGAATCCAGCCTTGTTGA